The following are encoded together in the Thermomonas brevis genome:
- a CDS encoding acyltransferase family protein — MAVLLYHFGVPGLDGGYVGVDVFFVISGFLITRLIADEVAVTGRFDFRNFYARRIRRILPALLVTMAATAAVAIISLAPTDLVAFGRSLVASAMSLSNILFWSESGYFDAASETKPLLHTWSLGVEEQFYLVWPALLYLCSRKYGKRGLFWGIVVVGAVSFLANHAAVIARGVGYQSSLFFLPHFRVFEFAIGALGCLLSSRLIANRWVHEAMMISGLALIGWSIVRLDEGAIFPYVNAIAPCLGHCW; from the coding sequence ATGGCGGTCCTGCTGTATCACTTCGGCGTTCCTGGGCTGGATGGCGGCTACGTCGGCGTCGATGTGTTCTTTGTCATCAGCGGCTTCCTCATCACTCGGCTCATCGCGGATGAAGTGGCAGTCACTGGTCGCTTCGATTTTCGCAACTTCTACGCACGGCGTATTCGACGAATTCTTCCGGCCTTGCTTGTAACCATGGCGGCGACTGCGGCGGTGGCCATCATCAGCCTGGCGCCTACCGATCTGGTGGCGTTCGGAAGATCGTTGGTGGCATCGGCGATGTCGCTGTCGAACATCCTGTTCTGGTCGGAAAGTGGCTATTTCGATGCCGCTTCCGAAACCAAGCCGCTGTTGCACACGTGGTCGCTTGGTGTGGAAGAACAGTTCTATCTTGTCTGGCCAGCGCTTCTGTATCTGTGCAGTCGCAAGTACGGCAAGCGAGGGTTGTTCTGGGGCATTGTGGTGGTGGGTGCAGTCAGCTTCCTGGCGAACCATGCCGCCGTCATCGCCCGAGGCGTTGGTTACCAATCCAGCCTTTTTTTTCTCCCGCACTTCCGGGTGTTCGAGTTCGCCATTGGTGCTTTGGGGTGTCTGCTGTCGAGCAGGTTGATCGCAAACCGCTGGGTGCACGAGGCGATGATGATTTCGGGGTTGGCCCTGATCGGATGGTCGATCGTTCGCCTGGACGAAGGGGCGATCTTCCCTTACGTCAACGCGATTGCACCTTGCCTGGGGCACTGCTGGTGA
- the trpE gene encoding anthranilate synthase component I → MPPRSFPCISRRTLPVTTQARFQQYASDGFTLVPVVREVLSDLDTPLSVYLKLADGPHTYLFESVEGGERFGRYSIIGLPARRVYEFRGCDLSVREHGEVVETRTLADPLAEVERLRAMHKVPEIEGLPGFTGGLVGWFGFECIEYIESRLRANAKPDELGTPDILLMLSDELAVFDNLKGRLYLIVHADPREPQAWARANRRLDALAHRLRHGGAPYPETLQPAALDEADFVSGFTREGFIAAVDEVKDYIRAGDAFQVVLSQRMSVPFHARPVDVYRALRALNPSPYMYFLDVGGTQVVGSSPEILVRLQGGKVTVRPIAGTRPRGKTVEEDLALEAELLADPKERAEHLMLIDLGRNDVGHVSQAGSVEVGERFVIERYSHVMHIVSEVTGKLQDGLSYADVLRATFPAGTVSGAPKIRALEIIRQLEPVKRNVYAGAIGYIGWHGDADTAIAIRTAVIQNGRLHVQAGAGIVYDSDPEKEWDETMNKGRALFRAVAQAARGL, encoded by the coding sequence ATGCCGCCCCGTTCGTTTCCGTGCATTTCTCGAAGGACGCTTCCCGTGACCACGCAGGCCCGGTTCCAGCAGTACGCATCTGACGGCTTCACCCTCGTTCCCGTGGTGCGCGAGGTGCTCTCCGACCTCGACACGCCGCTGTCCGTCTACCTGAAGCTGGCCGACGGCCCGCACACCTACCTGTTCGAATCGGTGGAGGGTGGCGAGCGCTTCGGCCGCTATTCGATCATCGGCTTGCCGGCGCGGCGGGTGTACGAGTTCCGCGGTTGCGACCTGTCGGTGCGCGAGCACGGCGAGGTGGTGGAGACGCGCACGCTGGCCGATCCGCTGGCCGAGGTCGAGCGCCTGCGCGCGATGCACAAGGTGCCGGAGATCGAGGGGCTGCCGGGCTTCACCGGCGGGCTGGTGGGCTGGTTCGGCTTCGAGTGCATCGAATACATCGAGTCGCGCCTGCGCGCGAATGCGAAACCCGACGAGCTCGGCACGCCCGACATCCTGCTTATGCTCAGCGACGAGCTGGCGGTGTTCGACAACCTCAAGGGCCGCCTGTACCTGATCGTCCACGCCGACCCGCGCGAGCCGCAGGCGTGGGCGCGCGCCAACCGCCGGCTGGACGCGCTGGCGCATCGCCTGCGCCACGGCGGCGCGCCGTATCCGGAAACCCTGCAGCCGGCGGCGCTGGACGAGGCCGATTTCGTCAGCGGCTTCACCCGCGAGGGCTTCATCGCCGCGGTGGACGAGGTGAAGGACTACATCCGCGCCGGCGACGCCTTCCAGGTGGTGCTGAGCCAGCGCATGAGCGTGCCGTTCCACGCCCGCCCGGTGGACGTATACCGCGCGCTGCGGGCGCTGAACCCGTCGCCGTACATGTATTTCCTCGACGTCGGCGGCACCCAGGTCGTGGGGTCCTCGCCGGAAATCCTGGTGCGGCTGCAGGGCGGCAAGGTCACCGTGCGTCCCATCGCCGGCACCCGCCCGCGCGGCAAGACGGTCGAGGAAGACCTGGCGCTGGAAGCCGAGCTACTGGCCGACCCGAAGGAGCGCGCCGAGCACCTGATGCTGATCGACCTCGGCCGCAACGACGTCGGCCACGTCTCGCAGGCGGGCAGCGTCGAAGTCGGCGAGCGCTTCGTGATCGAACGCTACAGTCATGTCATGCACATCGTCAGCGAAGTGACCGGCAAATTGCAGGACGGCCTGAGTTACGCCGACGTGCTGCGCGCCACCTTCCCGGCCGGCACCGTGTCCGGTGCGCCGAAGATCCGCGCGCTGGAGATCATCCGCCAGCTGGAGCCGGTCAAGCGCAATGTCTACGCCGGCGCGATCGGCTACATCGGCTGGCACGGCGACGCCGACACCGCGATCGCGATACGCACCGCCGTCATCCAGAACGGCCGCCTGCACGTGCAGGCCGGCGCCGGCATCGTCTACGACTCCGATCCGGAAAAGGAATGGGACGAGACGATGAATAAGGGCCGCGCGCTGTTCCGCGCGGTGGCGCAGGCGGCGAGGGGCTTGTGA
- a CDS encoding COG4705 family protein, translated as MNERMTEAGVATPFAKVPAVTLAFWITKIAATTLGETGGDAVTMSWLGETTSAADGMGYLIGTVLFAAVFAVAVWVQIRATRFRPALYWFAIIASTTVGTTLADYVTRSLGIGYAGGSALLLAMVLGVLWRWKRALGTVSVESVGEPASEGFYWLTIMASQTLGTALGDWVADTAGLGYTGAMLIFGGALAIVAVLHFRSKLSRTLLFWAAFILTRPLGAVVGDFLDKPVESGGLALSRFAATVALLVFIAGCVMFFPQRAAAKAH; from the coding sequence ATGAACGAACGCATGACCGAAGCAGGCGTTGCCACGCCGTTTGCCAAGGTGCCGGCGGTAACGCTGGCGTTCTGGATCACCAAGATCGCCGCCACCACGCTGGGCGAAACCGGCGGCGATGCGGTGACGATGTCCTGGTTGGGCGAAACCACGTCGGCTGCCGACGGCATGGGTTATCTGATCGGCACCGTCCTGTTTGCCGCGGTCTTCGCGGTGGCGGTATGGGTGCAGATTCGCGCGACGCGCTTCCGCCCGGCGCTGTACTGGTTCGCCATCATCGCCAGCACCACCGTCGGCACCACGCTGGCGGACTACGTGACGCGCTCGCTGGGCATCGGCTACGCCGGCGGTTCCGCCTTGCTGCTGGCGATGGTGTTGGGCGTGTTGTGGCGGTGGAAGCGCGCGCTCGGCACCGTGTCCGTCGAAAGCGTGGGCGAGCCGGCATCGGAAGGCTTCTACTGGCTGACCATCATGGCCTCGCAGACGCTGGGTACCGCGCTGGGCGACTGGGTGGCGGACACGGCTGGGCTGGGCTACACCGGCGCGATGCTGATCTTCGGTGGCGCGCTGGCGATCGTTGCGGTGCTGCATTTCCGCTCGAAGCTCTCGCGCACGCTGCTGTTCTGGGCCGCTTTCATCCTGACCCGGCCGCTGGGTGCGGTGGTCGGCGATTTCCTCGACAAGCCGGTGGAAAGCGGTGGCCTGGCACTGAGCCGGTTCGCCGCCACCGTGGCATTGCTGGTGTTCATCGCCGGCTGCGTGATGTTCTTCCCGCAGCGCGCAGCGGCCAAGGCGCACTGA
- a CDS encoding EamA family transporter: MASTWLHWALLSAAFAALTAIFAKAGLQGVDSDYATLIRTAMILGVLAVFVVGTGKWSDPTTLAPRVWLFLGLSALATGASWVCYFRALQAGPTAQVAAIDKLSVLLVAVFALMFLGERPAGRDWLGIGLIAAGVAVLALRR; the protein is encoded by the coding sequence ATGGCTTCGACATGGCTCCACTGGGCGCTGCTGTCCGCCGCCTTCGCCGCGCTGACGGCGATCTTCGCCAAGGCCGGCTTGCAGGGCGTCGATTCCGATTACGCCACGCTGATCCGCACGGCCATGATTCTGGGCGTGCTTGCCGTCTTCGTCGTCGGCACCGGCAAATGGAGCGATCCGACCACGCTCGCTCCGCGCGTGTGGCTGTTCCTCGGCCTGTCCGCGCTGGCGACCGGCGCGTCGTGGGTCTGCTACTTCCGCGCCTTGCAGGCCGGGCCTACCGCGCAGGTGGCGGCGATCGACAAGCTGAGCGTGCTGCTGGTGGCGGTGTTCGCGCTGATGTTCCTGGGCGAACGCCCGGCGGGGCGGGACTGGCTGGGGATCGGACTGATCGCCGCGGGCGTGGCGGTGCTGGCGCTGCGGCGCTAG
- the rpe gene encoding ribulose-phosphate 3-epimerase → MQSTLLQDTVIAPSILSANFAKLGEEVDNVLAAGADWVHFDVMDNHYVPNLTIGPLVCEALRKHGVTAPIDVHLMVEPVDALIPMFADAGASHISFHPEASKHVHRSVQLIKSKGCQAGLVFNPASSLDVLDTMLDEIDYVLLMSVNPGFGGQSFIPSALRQLRKVRAMIDAGGRPIRLEIDGGVKPDNIGEIAKAGADTFVAGSAIFGKPDYAAVIAQMKQAVAAARA, encoded by the coding sequence ATGCAATCCACCCTGCTTCAAGACACGGTGATCGCCCCCTCGATCCTCTCCGCTAACTTCGCGAAGCTGGGCGAGGAAGTGGACAACGTGCTAGCGGCCGGCGCGGACTGGGTGCACTTCGACGTGATGGACAACCACTACGTCCCCAACCTCACCATCGGCCCGCTGGTCTGCGAGGCGCTGCGCAAGCACGGCGTGACAGCCCCCATCGACGTGCACCTGATGGTGGAGCCGGTCGATGCGCTGATCCCGATGTTCGCCGACGCCGGCGCCAGCCACATCAGCTTCCATCCCGAGGCCAGCAAGCACGTCCACCGCAGCGTGCAGCTGATCAAGTCGAAGGGCTGCCAGGCCGGGCTGGTGTTCAACCCCGCGAGTTCGCTGGACGTGCTCGACACCATGCTGGACGAGATCGACTACGTGCTGCTGATGTCGGTGAACCCCGGCTTCGGCGGCCAGTCCTTCATCCCGTCCGCGCTCAGGCAGCTGCGCAAGGTGCGGGCGATGATCGACGCCGGCGGCAGGCCGATCCGCCTGGAGATCGACGGCGGGGTGAAGCCGGACAACATCGGCGAGATCGCGAAAGCGGGCGCGGACACCTTCGTCGCCGGCAGCGCGATCTTCGGCAAGCCGGACTACGCCGCGGTCATCGCGCAGATGAAGCAGGCGGTGGCGGCGGCACGCGCCTAG
- a CDS encoding J domain-containing protein produces MRRWYGQFFGFIAGWLLLRHPVGGLLGLLVGYAFDHDAFSPSRKPAPKRDAPPRPDAGNADVDWAYRVFDLSESASDAQIDRAYRKLMSQYHPDRVASAAPELQKLAEQKSREINAAYDRIQKLRKK; encoded by the coding sequence ATGCGACGCTGGTACGGACAATTCTTCGGGTTCATCGCGGGCTGGCTGCTGCTCCGCCATCCGGTCGGCGGCCTGCTCGGCCTGCTGGTCGGCTATGCGTTCGATCACGACGCCTTTTCCCCGTCGCGCAAGCCCGCGCCGAAGCGCGATGCGCCGCCGCGCCCGGACGCCGGCAACGCGGACGTGGACTGGGCCTATCGCGTGTTCGATCTGTCCGAAAGCGCGAGCGACGCCCAGATCGACCGCGCCTACCGCAAGCTGATGAGCCAGTACCACCCGGACCGCGTCGCCAGCGCCGCGCCGGAGTTGCAGAAGCTCGCCGAGCAGAAATCGCGCGAGATCAACGCGGCCTACGACCGCATCCAGAAACTACGGAAGAAGTGA
- a CDS encoding phosphoribosylaminoimidazolesuccinocarboxamide synthase produces the protein MATTLLQSDLPGLNLIHRGKVRDVFDLGDGTLLMVATDRLSAFDVVLPDPIPGKGEMLCQISNFWFGRTQHIIANHLTGIDVANVLPAGADAALYAKRAVVTKKLKPVPVECIARGYIIGSGWKDYQRSGAISGIALPAGLQQAQRLPEPIFTPSTKAAVGDHDENIDFAAAANLVGRERAEQVRDATLALYAFARDYAAQRGILLADTKFEFGTDEDGKLYVMDEMLTPDSSRYWPAEQYEVGTSPPSYDKQFVRDYLETLDWNKTAPGPKLPAEVIDRTRAKYAEALEKLAGISVD, from the coding sequence ATGGCCACCACCCTGCTCCAGTCCGACCTGCCCGGCCTGAACCTGATCCACCGCGGCAAGGTCCGCGACGTGTTCGATCTCGGCGACGGCACCCTGCTGATGGTGGCGACCGACCGCCTGAGCGCCTTCGACGTGGTGCTGCCCGACCCGATCCCCGGCAAGGGCGAAATGCTCTGCCAGATCAGCAACTTCTGGTTCGGCCGAACGCAGCACATCATCGCCAACCACCTGACCGGGATCGACGTCGCCAACGTGCTGCCGGCCGGCGCGGACGCCGCGCTGTACGCGAAGCGCGCGGTGGTGACGAAGAAGCTGAAACCCGTCCCGGTGGAGTGCATCGCGCGCGGCTACATCATCGGCAGCGGCTGGAAGGACTACCAGCGCAGCGGCGCGATCAGCGGCATCGCGCTGCCGGCCGGCCTGCAACAGGCGCAGCGGTTGCCGGAGCCGATCTTCACCCCCTCCACCAAGGCGGCGGTGGGCGACCACGACGAGAACATCGACTTCGCCGCCGCGGCGAACCTGGTCGGCCGCGAGCGCGCCGAGCAGGTCCGCGACGCGACGCTGGCGCTGTACGCCTTCGCCCGCGACTACGCCGCGCAGCGCGGCATCCTCCTGGCCGACACCAAGTTCGAGTTCGGCACCGACGAGGACGGCAAGCTCTACGTGATGGACGAGATGCTGACGCCGGATTCGTCGCGCTACTGGCCGGCGGAGCAATACGAAGTCGGCACCAGCCCGCCGAGCTACGACAAGCAGTTCGTGCGCGACTACCTGGAAACGCTGGACTGGAACAAGACCGCGCCCGGCCCGAAGCTGCCGGCCGAGGTCATCGACAGGACCCGCGCCAAGTACGCCGAGGCGCTGGAGAAGCTGGCCGGCATTTCGGTCGATTGA
- a CDS encoding NAD-dependent epimerase/dehydratase family protein produces the protein MTSALVFGGSGQIGAALLERLRGAGWNVHALSRQPRDDTTGVRWLHGDFAHMPPLPDAVDAIFSCGPLDQFARWHVQAGIRCPRVVAFGSTSVHVKQDSGDAGERDVARRLREAEALLFAVGQERGVAATVLRPTLVYGAGRDATLTRIARMARRFGRFALPGGADGLRQPVHVEDLADAALAAAPLPATHGRAYDLPGGETLPYREMIRRVLACQSPPLRLHALPMPLFRALLAAARARGIARDLTDDAIARMRDDLTFDAEPARRDFGYAPRAFAPDARMFGES, from the coding sequence ATGACCAGCGCGCTGGTGTTCGGCGGCAGCGGCCAGATCGGTGCGGCGCTGCTGGAGCGGCTGCGCGGTGCGGGGTGGAACGTGCACGCGCTTTCGCGCCAGCCGCGGGACGATACGACCGGCGTGCGCTGGCTGCACGGCGATTTCGCGCACATGCCGCCGCTGCCCGACGCGGTGGACGCGATCTTCAGTTGCGGCCCGCTGGACCAGTTCGCGCGCTGGCACGTGCAGGCCGGCATCCGGTGCCCGCGCGTCGTCGCGTTCGGCTCCACCAGCGTCCACGTCAAGCAGGATTCGGGCGATGCCGGCGAGCGCGACGTGGCGCGCCGCCTGCGCGAAGCCGAGGCGCTCCTGTTCGCCGTTGGCCAGGAACGCGGTGTAGCGGCCACCGTGCTGCGTCCCACCCTGGTCTACGGCGCCGGCCGCGACGCCACCCTGACCCGCATCGCGCGGATGGCGCGCCGCTTCGGCCGCTTCGCCTTGCCGGGCGGCGCGGACGGCCTGCGCCAGCCGGTGCACGTCGAAGACCTCGCCGACGCCGCGCTCGCCGCGGCGCCGCTGCCCGCCACCCATGGCCGCGCCTACGACCTGCCCGGCGGCGAAACGCTGCCCTACCGCGAAATGATCCGCCGCGTGCTGGCCTGCCAGTCGCCGCCGCTGCGCCTGCACGCGCTGCCGATGCCGCTGTTCCGCGCGCTGCTGGCGGCGGCGCGGGCGCGCGGCATCGCGCGCGACCTCACCGACGACGCCATCGCGCGCATGCGCGACGACCTGACGTTCGACGCGGAACCCGCGCGCCGCGATTTCGGCTATGCGCCGCGCGCGTTCGCGCCGGACGCGCGGATGTTCGGCGAATCCTGA
- the nhaA gene encoding Na+/H+ antiporter NhaA, protein MIPSAPILARAQRALAEFFRLEAAGGIVLIAAALLAMLAANSPLAHAYEVFRDTPLGGGAWAKSAHWWINDGLMAVFFLLVSLEIKREVVSGQLSSRDQLALPVVCACAGVAVPALLFVALNHGDAGAMRGWAVPTATDIAFALGVLALLGPRVPLGMKLLLSTIAVADDLIAILIIALFYSQGLDWAALAGAGLVTLAMFALNRRKVTRLAPYLLLGLLLWALVLKSGVHATLAGVVTGLMIPHVDPRNAIDDEVEHSPLETLEHALHPWVAFAILPLFAFANAGLALAGLRLDDLLSPLPAGIALGLVLGKPAGIVGAALLMRALGLARFPQGMDLRSMLGLGLLCGIGFTMSLFIASLAYAGQPAHYTEGVLGVLGASVIAALAGTAWLALVLPRGVRQ, encoded by the coding sequence ATGATTCCAAGCGCTCCCATCCTCGCCCGCGCCCAGCGCGCGTTGGCCGAGTTCTTCCGGCTGGAAGCGGCCGGCGGCATCGTCCTGATCGCCGCCGCCCTGCTTGCGATGCTGGCCGCCAATTCGCCGCTGGCGCATGCCTACGAAGTGTTCCGCGACACGCCGCTGGGCGGCGGCGCGTGGGCGAAGTCGGCGCACTGGTGGATCAACGACGGCCTGATGGCGGTGTTCTTCCTGCTGGTGTCGCTGGAGATCAAGCGCGAGGTGGTGTCGGGCCAGCTCTCCAGCCGCGACCAGCTGGCGCTGCCGGTGGTCTGCGCCTGCGCCGGCGTGGCGGTGCCTGCGCTGCTGTTCGTCGCGCTCAACCACGGCGACGCCGGCGCGATGCGCGGCTGGGCCGTTCCCACCGCCACCGACATCGCCTTCGCGCTGGGCGTGCTGGCGCTGCTCGGCCCGCGCGTGCCGCTGGGGATGAAGCTGCTGCTGTCGACCATTGCGGTGGCCGACGACCTGATCGCGATCCTCATCATCGCCCTGTTCTATTCGCAGGGCCTGGACTGGGCCGCGCTGGCCGGCGCGGGGCTGGTGACGCTGGCGATGTTCGCGCTCAACCGGCGCAAGGTGACGCGGCTGGCGCCCTACCTGCTGCTGGGCCTGCTGCTGTGGGCGCTGGTGCTGAAGTCGGGCGTGCATGCGACGCTGGCCGGCGTGGTCACCGGGCTGATGATCCCGCACGTCGATCCGCGCAACGCCATCGACGACGAGGTCGAGCATTCGCCGCTGGAGACGCTGGAGCACGCGCTGCATCCGTGGGTGGCGTTCGCGATCCTGCCGCTGTTCGCCTTCGCCAACGCCGGCCTCGCGCTGGCCGGGCTGCGCCTCGACGACCTGCTCTCGCCGCTGCCGGCGGGCATCGCGCTGGGGCTGGTGCTGGGCAAGCCGGCCGGCATCGTCGGCGCGGCGCTGCTGATGCGTGCGCTGGGGCTGGCGCGCTTCCCGCAGGGCATGGACCTGCGATCGATGCTGGGCCTCGGCCTGTTGTGCGGCATCGGCTTCACCATGAGCCTGTTCATCGCCTCGCTGGCCTACGCCGGCCAGCCGGCGCACTACACCGAAGGCGTGCTGGGCGTGCTCGGCGCGTCGGTGATCGCGGCGCTCGCCGGCACCGCCTGGCTGGCGCTGGTGCTGCCGCGCGGAGTGCGGCAATGA
- a CDS encoding lectin: protein MRTLLSLALLAALAACGGAPDRAPEDAAAPPPAVSTTPAPVPAPVDAAAPVPSVEQTGLAGFSGYGDVKLGIAAADMEQAWGGALERLGPPQDDACYYLRPKRAARSDNDPAFMVEGGTFVRYDIAGDKEVAPGGGRIGMSKADIARLYPGRIEEQPHKYTDGQYLRIKDPAGGKGVLLFETDGKGDAAKVVRWRVGLAPQADYVEGCS from the coding sequence ATGCGCACCCTGCTGTCACTGGCGTTGCTCGCCGCGCTCGCCGCCTGCGGGGGCGCGCCCGACCGCGCTCCCGAAGACGCCGCCGCGCCGCCGCCGGCCGTTTCGACAACTCCGGCTCCCGTACCCGCGCCGGTGGATGCCGCTGCGCCGGTCCCATCGGTCGAACAGACCGGCCTGGCCGGCTTTTCCGGCTACGGCGACGTGAAGCTCGGCATCGCCGCCGCCGACATGGAGCAGGCATGGGGCGGCGCGCTCGAACGGCTCGGCCCGCCGCAGGACGACGCCTGCTACTACCTGCGCCCGAAGCGCGCCGCGCGCTCGGACAACGATCCGGCGTTCATGGTCGAAGGCGGCACGTTCGTCCGCTACGACATCGCCGGCGACAAGGAGGTCGCACCTGGCGGCGGCAGGATCGGCATGAGCAAGGCGGACATCGCCCGGCTCTATCCGGGCCGGATCGAGGAGCAGCCGCACAAGTACACCGACGGCCAGTACCTGCGCATCAAGGATCCCGCCGGCGGCAAGGGCGTGCTGCTGTTCGAGACCGACGGCAAGGGCGATGCGGCGAAGGTGGTGCGCTGGCGGGTCGGCCTGGCGCCGCAGGCGGATTACGTCGAGGGCTGTTCGTAA
- the hmgA gene encoding homogentisate 1,2-dioxygenase translates to MESNGYQSGFGNEFASEAIAGTLPVGRNSPQRVAHGLYAEQLTGTAFTAPRHANRRSWLYRIRPAAMHGRFEPFAQSAFHNDFSQSPVTPEKLRWNPLPMPQAPTDFIDGLFTMAGNGGPEAGTGVGIHLYAANRDMQGRWFYDADGELLIVPQQGRLHIETELGVLDVEPQEIAVIPRGIRFRVALPDVDQAHDAQGRAGVAGAGCAGATGYVCENFGALLRLPDLGPIGSNGLANPRDFLAPNAAYEDVEGDFELIAKFQGHLWRAAIDHSPLDVVGWHGNCAPYKYDLRRFNTIGSISFDHPDPSIFLVLHSPSDTPGTSNMDFVIFPPRILAAHDTFRPPWFHRNIASEFMGLVHGVYDAKADGFAPGGCSLHNCMTGHGPDAATFEKASAADTSKPDYIDGTMAFMFETRAVIRPTAQALDAAHRQQDYPDCWAGLKKRFPG, encoded by the coding sequence ATGGAATCGAACGGCTACCAGTCCGGCTTCGGCAACGAGTTCGCCAGCGAGGCCATCGCCGGCACGCTGCCGGTCGGCCGCAATTCCCCGCAGCGCGTCGCCCACGGCCTGTATGCGGAGCAATTGACCGGTACCGCGTTCACCGCGCCACGCCATGCCAACCGCCGCAGCTGGCTGTACCGCATCCGGCCGGCGGCGATGCACGGGCGCTTCGAGCCGTTCGCCCAATCGGCGTTCCACAACGATTTCAGCCAGAGTCCGGTGACGCCGGAGAAGCTGCGCTGGAACCCGCTGCCCATGCCGCAGGCGCCCACCGACTTCATCGACGGCCTGTTCACCATGGCCGGCAACGGCGGGCCGGAAGCGGGCACCGGCGTCGGCATCCACCTCTACGCCGCCAACCGCGACATGCAGGGTCGCTGGTTCTACGACGCCGACGGCGAACTGCTGATCGTCCCGCAGCAGGGCCGCCTGCACATCGAAACCGAGCTCGGCGTGCTCGACGTGGAGCCGCAGGAGATCGCGGTGATCCCGCGCGGCATCCGCTTCCGCGTGGCGCTGCCGGATGTGGATCAGGCGCACGATGCACAGGGACGTGCGGGTGTCGCGGGCGCAGGATGCGCAGGAGCGACCGGTTACGTCTGCGAGAACTTCGGCGCATTGCTGCGCCTGCCCGACCTCGGCCCGATCGGCAGCAATGGCCTCGCCAATCCGCGCGATTTCCTCGCGCCCAATGCCGCCTATGAAGACGTCGAAGGCGACTTCGAACTGATCGCCAAGTTCCAGGGCCACCTGTGGCGCGCGGCCATCGACCACTCGCCGCTGGACGTGGTCGGCTGGCACGGCAACTGCGCGCCGTACAAATACGACCTGCGCCGCTTCAACACCATCGGCTCGATCAGCTTCGATCATCCCGATCCGTCGATCTTCCTGGTGCTGCATTCGCCCAGCGACACGCCCGGCACCAGCAACATGGATTTCGTGATCTTCCCGCCGCGCATCCTCGCCGCGCATGACACCTTCCGGCCGCCGTGGTTCCACCGCAACATCGCCAGCGAGTTCATGGGGCTGGTGCACGGCGTGTACGACGCCAAGGCGGACGGCTTCGCGCCCGGCGGCTGCTCGCTGCACAACTGCATGACCGGGCACGGACCGGACGCGGCGACCTTCGAGAAGGCCAGCGCGGCGGACACCTCGAAGCCGGATTACATCGACGGCACGATGGCCTTCATGTTCGAGACGCGCGCGGTGATCCGCCCGACCGCGCAGGCGCTGGACGCCGCGCATCGGCAGCAGGATTACCCGGACTGCTGGGCCGGGCTGAAGAAGCGCTTCCCGGGCTGA
- the hppD gene encoding 4-hydroxyphenylpyruvate dioxygenase, with the protein MSAHPNLGMQPTTFDNPMGIDGFEFVEYTAPQAQLGHLHDYFRKLGFVQVARHKTRPIHTYRQGDCTFLINEDPDSFAARFAEQHGPSACGFAIRFNKLAEWVRVQALKNGAEAFDARDELTKAVAAPVIKGIGGCMLYIVDRYDDKGTIHDPDYEYLPGVELMPKGFGLTFIDHLTHNLYQGNMAQWSGYYEQLFNFREIRYFDIKGAKTGLLSKAMTAPDGMVRIPLNESSDPKSQINEYLDVYKGEGIQHIACFTDDIYDTVEKMRAAGVEFLDTPDTYFDVIDQRIPDHGEDVARLAKNKILIDADPETKQRKLLQIFTQNALGPIFFEIIQRKGNEGFGEGNFQALFESIERDQMRRGVL; encoded by the coding sequence ATGAGCGCGCACCCCAATCTTGGCATGCAGCCGACCACCTTCGACAACCCGATGGGCATCGACGGCTTCGAGTTCGTCGAATACACCGCCCCGCAGGCGCAGCTCGGGCATTTGCACGACTACTTCCGCAAGCTCGGTTTCGTGCAGGTCGCGCGCCACAAGACCCGCCCGATCCATACCTATCGGCAGGGCGATTGCACCTTCCTGATCAACGAGGACCCGGACTCGTTCGCCGCGCGCTTCGCCGAGCAGCACGGCCCGTCCGCCTGCGGCTTCGCCATCCGCTTCAACAAGCTGGCCGAGTGGGTGCGCGTGCAAGCGCTGAAGAACGGCGCGGAAGCGTTCGACGCCAGGGACGAGCTGACCAAGGCGGTGGCCGCGCCGGTCATCAAGGGCATCGGCGGCTGCATGCTCTACATCGTCGATCGCTACGACGACAAGGGCACCATCCACGACCCGGACTACGAATACCTGCCGGGCGTCGAACTGATGCCCAAGGGCTTCGGCCTGACCTTCATCGACCACCTGACCCACAACCTCTACCAGGGGAACATGGCGCAGTGGTCGGGCTACTACGAGCAGCTGTTCAACTTCCGCGAGATCCGCTACTTCGACATCAAGGGCGCCAAGACGGGCCTGCTGTCGAAGGCGATGACCGCGCCGGACGGCATGGTGCGCATCCCGCTGAATGAGTCGTCCGATCCGAAGTCGCAGATCAACGAATATCTCGACGTGTACAAGGGCGAGGGCATCCAGCACATCGCCTGCTTCACCGACGACATCTACGACACGGTGGAGAAGATGCGCGCGGCCGGCGTGGAGTTCCTCGACACGCCGGACACCTATTTCGACGTGATCGACCAGCGCATCCCCGACCACGGCGAAGACGTGGCGCGGCTGGCGAAGAACAAGATCCTGATCGACGCCGACCCGGAGACCAAGCAGCGCAAGCTTCTGCAAATCTTCACCCAGAACGCGCTGGGCCCGATCTTCTTCGAGATCATCCAGCGCAAGGGGAATGAGGGGTTCGGCGAAGGCAACTTCCAGGCGCTGTTCGAGAGCATCGAACGCGACCAGATGCGCCGCGGCGTGCTGTGA